The genomic DNA CTTGAGAGACTGAATTTAGCACCTTAGAAACACGCTGATAATCGTTTCGATGTACGGTAAAGGTAAAATCGGTCGTTTTATCTTCGGCGATATTTTGAACGATCATGTCTACTTCGATGTTCGCCGCACTGACTGGTCCTAAAATACGACTGGCCGCGCCAGGAATATCGGGTACACCCACAAGCGTAAATTTCGCTTCGTCTCGATTAAATGCAATACCTGAAATAACCGGCTGTTCCATTTTATGTTCACCTTCAAATGTAATCAAAGTACCTTCGCCATCGACAAAACTCGATAAAACGCGCAGTGGTACGTGGTACTTACCTGCAAACTCGACTGCTCTAATTTGCAACACCTTAGAGCCCTGACTGGCCATTTCCAGCATTTCCTCAAATGTAATTTGAGATAGACGCTGAGCTTTTTCTACCACGCGAGGATCGGTGGTATAGACGCCATCGACGTCGGTGTATATCTGGCATTCATCTGCATTTAAAGCCGCCGCAACGGCAACGGCAGAGGTATCGGAACCGCCTCTACCCAACGTAGTGGTATTTCCAAGCTCATCTACGCCTTGAAAACCCGCAACGACTACGACTCGGCCTTTTTTAAGATCTTCAGAAATAGAGCTCACATCAATATCTTTAATGCGAGCTTTGGTGTGCGCACTGTCGGTCAAAATTCTGATTTGATCACCGGTGTAACTTCTCGCATCACAGCCACGCGCCTGCAATGCCATGGTCAATAAAGCAATGGTGACTTGCTCACCCGTAGAAACCAAAACATCCATTTCACGGGGGCTTGGGTCATCGCTTATCTGATGTGCCAAGCCAATTAATCGGTTTGTTTCACCGCTCATGGCTGAGACTACCACGACGATATCGTGTCCTTGATCTTTAAATTTCGTGATCTTATCGGCCACGGCTTCGATGCGCTCTGGGTTGGCGACAGATGTACCACCAAATTTCTGTACGTACAGTGCCATAATTATCCGCCCAGCTTAGTGCGCACCCAATCAACAAGGCTCGCAAGTGCTTCATCAAGTTTGGCACTGTCTCCACCGCCGGCCATGGCCATATCTGGCTTACCACCACCTTTAGCACCAATGGGCGCACCAATCGCGTTAACCACATCGCCTGCTTTAACTTGCGATATTTGATCTTTTGTCACACCCGCGGCTAATTGAACCTTATTGTCATTTACGGCCGCCAATACAATAATGGCGCTGCCTAGCTTATCTTTCATTTGGTCCATCGTGGTACGTAATGACTTAGCGTCTACTCCGTCTAGTCGTGCGGCTAAAACTTTAACGCCATTAACATCGACGGCACTTCCCGTTAAATCACCGGCTGCGGCCGAGGCCATTTTAGCTTTCAGTTGCTCAATGTTCTTTTCCAGTTCTTTTATTTGCACTAAGCTCGCTTGAGCTTTACTGGGTAGCTGCTCAGTTGAACACTTAAATGTGCCTCGCAACTGGGAAATTAAATCATCCTCGGCGTGCAATTGCGCCATAGCATAAGGGCCAACTACCGCCTCTATTCGCCGGATACCTGCAGCAATACCGGACTCTGCCGTTATGCGCAACAATCCAATATCACCGGTTCGCTCTACATGTGTTCCGCCACACAATTCTTTTGAAAAACCTTCCGTGCCCATAGAAAGAACGCGAACTTCATCATCGTACTTTTCGCCAAACAACGCCATTGCACCGGCATCACGGGCAGAATCAATATCCATCAACTCTGTCTTCACTGACGTATTGGCTTGAATTTGCTCATTAACGAGTCGCTCTACTTCTCTTAACTCACTTGGAGTGACGGCTTCTAAGTTAGAAAAATCGAAACGAAGCTTATCAAAAGCAACCATCGAGCCTCGCTGCTGAACGTGCTCCCCTAATACTTTACGCAGCGCCGCGTGCAACAAATGCGTAGCACTGTGGTGGCGAGCGGTATTTAAGCGTTCTTCGCGCTTCACGGTAGCCGTTAGCTGAGTACCTACGGTTAGCTCACCCTCTAAAACCGTTACTGTATGCAAGTGATGGCCTTGTAATTTTGTACAGTCAGAAACTTCAAGCTTAATTCCGGGCGCGGTTAGCTGCCCCATATCACCCGATTGCCCACCTGATTCAGCATAAAAAGGCGTTCTATCTAAAATAACAGTACCTGTGTCTCCCGCTTTTAACGAATCAACGGCATCTTGACCGCTTAAGAGCTTGAGAACCTGACTTTCAGCCACTAATGAATCGTAGCCTAGAAACTCTGTAGCACCGTCTAAGGCTAAATCCACGTCTCGATCCATTTTAAACTTACTGGCCGATTGCGACTGTTTACGCTGTTCAGCCATAGCGGCTTCAAAACCTTCAACATCAATAGTTAAGCCATTTTCACGAGCCACATCGGCCGTTAAGTCGGCTGGGAATCCGAAAGTATCGTATAACTTGAAAACCAATTCACCAGGGACCACATCTGAAGTAAGCGCTTTAATGCCATCATTTAAAATAGCCATGCCGTTTTCAAGGGTACGTGCGAATTGCTCTTCTTCAATTTTGAGAACTTTTTTAATGTGATCCGAAAGCTTATCAAGCTCTGGGTAGGCATCACCCATTTCAATGATGAGATCATCGATGAGTTTATAGAAAAAGGTTTGAGTACACCCTAGTTGATGCCCATGACGAATCGCACGACGTATAATACGTCTTAATACATAACCTCGGCCTTCGTTAGAAGGAACAACACCATCGACAATTAAAAAGCCTGCCGAGCGGATATGATCTGCGATAACGCGCAATGACCGGTTTTCGATATCGGTACAGCCTGTTTCTCTCATGGCCGCTTTAATTAAACTTTGGAAGATATCGATTTCGTAGTTACTGTGTACGCCTTGTAAAATAGCCGCTAACCGCTCTAGCCCCATACCTGTATCAATAGAAGGTTTAGGCAAAGGAACACGCTCCCCGCTTTCCAACGTATCGAATTGCATAAAAACTAGGTTCCAAATTTCAATATAGCGATCTAAGTCATCGTCTTTTGAACCTGGAGGTCCACCTGGAACATCTTCGCCATGGTCATAGAATATTTCGGAGCTCGGTCCACAAGGGCCAGTATCACCCATCATCCAGAAATTATCTTTATCACCTAATCGAGACAACCGATTAGGGTCAACGCCAATTTTATTTACCCAGATATCAGCCGCTTCGTCATCGTCTTTATATACAGTTACCCAAAGCTTTTCTTTTGGTAAACCAAGCTCAACCGTTAAGAATGTCCACGCAAATCGAATTGCTTCTTCTTTAAAATAATCGCCGAAACTGAAGTTACCCAACATTTCGAAAAATGTGTGGTGTCGCGCTGTATAACCTACGTTTTCCAAATCATTGTGTTTACCGCCAGCTCTAACACAGCGTTGAGAGGTAGTTGCTCGCGTGTAATCCCGCTTTTCATTGCCTAGGAAAACATCTTTAAATTGATTCATTCCCGCATTGGTGAAAAGCAAAGTAGGGTCATTGTGAGGAACTAAAGAGCCTCCTGAGACGATTTTATGCTGGTTTTTTTCAAAAAAGTTTAAAAAGCGACTGCGAATTTCGGCGGTTTTCATGAAAATGCTATCTCAATGTTAGTTTCGACTAAAAAGACCGCTAATAGTACACACATGATCAGGCTTATGAAACAGGGAATAGGCGAGGATAGCCCTAGAAATGAGCAAAAATAGAGCAAGAATTTTGATTGGATTACACAATGCAAACCAATGATGAGAATTGTATCAAGCCTAGAGTGGGTCTTGATGCTCTTTGAATTGAGAATGGAGTTCATCAAAAGCAAATTGGATCATATTACCGCTGAACCCTCGGTAGCTTAAAAACCGATAGATTTTTGCTTTATCATCATAACTGGCCCCATTAGAGTACCGTCTCGAAACAGCATCAAGCGCTAATTGGCACCAATCGATTTCAGATTGGCTAAGTAGAGCTTCGATCCGGCTGGAAATACCCTTCTGCCGTGATTCATATTGAATGCGTTTAGGGCCTCTGTACTTTGCAATTTGCCCATTGAACCACATTTGGGCGTAGCGCTCATCGCTTTGCAACCCTTGCTCTTGTAAGCGCTCTAAAACATTCTCTATTTCATCAAGGCTTTCTGGAAACCGCGACTGCAACTTAGTCAATAGCTCCGACTGAGAATGCTCTCGTCGAGCTAAAATATTGAGTGCTGTATTCCAAATACTCACAACCAGTTCACCTTAAATAGAAACGCCTTGCTTTCAACAAGGCGCTGTAGGATTGTCATCCCTGACTCAGGTATTCCAAAAACTTTATTGGGCAGTGCTTTCTTTCGCTTTACCCTTCGCTTTTGCTGCTTTCGGTGCGGCGGCACCGTCTTCAGCAGAAGCTTCATCTTTATTACTGCCTTTATTTAAAAACTGAGCACGGATAGCGGTTTCAATTTCGTTAGCAATTTCTTTATTCTCTTCTAAGAAGCGAGCCGAGTTAGCTTTACCTTGGCCAATCTTATTACCTTTATAGCTGTACCATGCGCCTGCTTTTTCAACTAGGCCAATTTTAACGCCCAAATCAATTACTTCGCCCATATGGTAAATACCCTTACCATACATAATTTGGAATTCAGCCTGTTTAAATGGCGGTGAAACCTTATTTTTAACCACCTTAACCCGAGTCTCAGACCCGATCACTTCATCACCGTCTTTCACGGTACCCGTTCGGCGAATATCTAAGCGAACAGATGAGTAGAATTTCAAGGCGTTACCACCTGTAGTGGTTTCAGGATTACCAAACATAACGCCGATTTTCATACGAATCTGGTTAATGAATATCACCAAGCAGTTAGCTGTTTTAATATTCCCGGTAATTTTGCGCAGCGCTTGTGACATTAATCGCGCTTGCAAACCAACGTGGTGATCGCCCATTTCACCTTCAATTTCAGCTTTAGGTACCAAGGCTGCAACCGAATCGACAATGATAACGTCTACAGCATTAGAACGAACCAACATATCGGTAATTTCTAGAGCTTGCTCGCCTGTATCTGGTTGAGACACTAATAAATCATCAACGTTTACGCCAAGCTTCTTAGCATAAGAAGGGTCTAACGCATGCTCTGCATCTACGAACGCACAGGTGCCACCAGCTTTTTGCGCTTCTGCAACAACTTGCAACGTAAGGGTTGTTTTACCAGAAGATTCAGGGCCGTAAATTTCAACAACACGACCTTTTGGCAGACCGCCTATGCCTAACGCAATATCAAGCCCCAAAGAACCGGTAGAAATGGCCGGCATAACGACATCTTGTTGATCGCCCATACGCATAACTGAACCTTTACCGAATTGACGTTCAATTTGCGATAAGGCGGCCGTAAGTGCTTTTTCTTTATTGGTTTCCATGGTTTTTGGTATCCTGGTCAAGTGCTGTATGAATAAACAGTATTTTTACATGTTTAGAATTTAGATGACAAGCTTTTATTTGTTTTTTATCGCAAATAAAGCGTAAGCTGCTCCAATGCGAACTCAACCGTTTGACGGCGAATGGTTTCACGATCTCCTCTAAAGTAGCGTTTAAAGCTATAAACAGCCGATTTAGACGCAAGACCAAACCACACCAGCCCAACAGGCTTTTCAACACTTCCACCTCCCGGTCCAGCAACGCCAGTCACAGAAATTGCCCAATCGGCACCTGATTCTGCTTGCCCACTGGCCGCCATAGCCTCTGCCACTTGCTTACTTACCGCGCCATGATCATCAATCAAAACCCTTGGAACGCCTAGCTTCATCTTCATTTCATTCGAATAGGTCACCCAGCCACCGTCAAACCAAACTGAGCTACCCGGAATAGAAGTACACAAAGCGGCTATACCGCCACCCGTACAGGATTCGATGGTCACTAAAGTCTCATTTCTGAGCTCCAGCAACCTAGCCACTTCACTGAGGTTCATCGCATGTACTCCGATTGTTTGTGGTGATTTTAGCGGCCTTGGTTATGGAGCTGCAAGTTATTAGCTGCAAGCTGATAGTAAGGTCAAAACCTTTAAACCGTCGCGGCTTCGCTTTGGTGGGTGGCTTTACTGGAGCGGGCATCTGAGCCAGGGATGGCGAAGTTGAGCGGCGCAAGGATGCGCGAACAGCGACCCGCGGAAGTGAAGCCAGTCACCAAGGCGGAAACTTATATCCGAGGTTTTGGCTGTAGGCTGCGGGCTGCGAGTTTAGTCAAAACATTTAAAACCGTCGCGGCTTCGCTTTGCTTTGCGCGCTTCTACTTAGGCTTGGTGGGTGGCATTTCTGGAGCGGGCATCTGAGCCAAGGATGGCGAAGTTGAGCGGTGTAGGGATGCGCGAACCGCGATCTGATGAAGTGAAGGCAGCCACCGAGGTTGGTTTGGAGAGGGTTGTCGTTGATTGTTTTTCGTTTTAGGTGGAAATTTGCTATTCTGTGCGCCGCTTTTGACTTTGTAAATTTAGGCGACTCTATTCAATATTCAGGTTTGAATTCATTTTTTTATAAGTAGTGATCATGACAAAAACAGCTCGTAACGCCCAAGCATCTGCCAGTGACGCACCAAAACATACGCCAATGATGCAACAATACTTCCGCTTAAAAAAGGATCACCCAAATGACCTCCTTTTTTATAGAATGGGCGATTTCTACGAACTGTTTTTTGACGATGCTAAAAATGCGGCTCGGTTACTCGACATTACACTGACAAAGCGCGGCCAAAGTGGTGGTCAACCTATCCCTATGGCTGGCATTCCCTATCATGCCGCTGAGAATTACATCGCCAGATTAGTGCAAGGTGGGCACACCGTTGCGGTGTGTGAGCAAGTTGGAGACCCAGCCACAGCAAAAGGTCCTGTAGAGCGCAAAGTAGTTCGCGTACTCACACCGGGCACACTCAGCGACGAAGCTTATTTGCAGGATCGGCAAGAAAACTTATTAGGCTGTGTCTTTTTAAGCGAAGCAACTTGGGGGCTAGCGACGCTTGATATGGCCGGGGGACGGTTTTCTGTACAAGAACTATCAGACAACGCCAGTTTAGAAGCCGAATTAGAACGCTTAAAAATACGTGAGTTGCTTCACCCAGAAGACTTAGACCTACCAACTACTCAGACTGAAAGCGCATTGCGCAGCCAACCCATCTGGCAGTTTGACTACGACACAAGTGTAGATGCCCTAACCACTCAATTTAAAACCAAAGACTTATCCGGCTTTGGTATTGAAAAAATGCATACCGCCATTCGTGCGGCTGGCTGCTTAATACAATACGCCAAAGAAACACAACGAGGCGACCTGCCGCATATTCGCGCCATAACCGCAGAGCGCTACGAAGAAAGCGTATTGTTAGATGGCGCGACGCGACGAAATTTAGAAATCGATATTAATGTTCGCGGCGAAGATGGCAATACCCTTTACGCCCTAATGGACAACACTTCAACTGCAATGGGAAGCCGAGCGTTAAGACGTTGGTTAAATCGCCCGTTGCGTGATCAGCAAGTGCTAAAAGAACGACAACAGGCCATTAGCTCACTGCTCGAATGTTTTCGTTACGAAACACTCGAACAACAACTCAAACCTATTGGCGATATTGAACGGGTTTTGACTCGAGTTGCACTTGGTTCCGCTCGCCCACGCGACCTAATTCGACTGCGCGAAGCACTGATAGCCGTGCCCGATCTAAAATCATTATTAGCGGAGATAGACTCCCCTCTTTTAACCAATATCAGTGGACAGTTAACGGCCGACTCAAAATGGGTAGACGAACTTCAGCGGGCCATAATCGATAATCCGCCAGTCATCATCAGAGAAGGCGGGGTTATTGCCGATGGTTATGATAACGAGCTAGATGAACTGCGTAACTTAGACGCCAATGCAGCTGAGTTTTTATCAAAACTGGAAGCCGACGAAAAAGAACGAACCGGATTAGCCTCTTTAAAAGTCGGTTATAACCGTGTTCACGGTTACTACATAGAAATCAGTAAATCGCAATCGGCTGACGCGCCCGTTGAATATGTTCGTAGGCAAACTCTGAAAAACGCAGAACGTTTCATTATTCCCGAGTTAAAAGCATTCGAAGACAAAGCTCTCAGTGCAAAAAGCCGAGCACTCAGCAAAGAAAAAGCCTTGTACGAATCTCTCGTCCAACGACTAGGGGCCGACATAGAAGCATTGCAGCAGACCTGTAATGCCATCATAGAGTTAGACGTTTTATGTTGCTTAAGCCATTGTGCTGATCAACTAAACTGGGTGGCCCCTTCTTTGGTAGAGCGCGCTGGTATTGATATTGAAGCCGGTAGACACCCTGTCATTGAATCACTTTCGACGGTACCTTTCGTGCCGAATGATACATTACTCAACGCAAGCTCTAGCTTGCAAATCATTACCGGGCCAAACATGGGCGGTAAATCAACCTATATGAGGCAAGTCGCCTTAATAACCTTACTGGCTTGTATTGGCAGTTACGTGCCTGCGCAAAAAGCAACAATTGGCGCAATAGACCGCATATTCACCCGCATGGGCTCTTCAGATGATGTGGCTGGCGGGCGCTCAACGTTCATGGTGGAAATGACCGAAACAGCCAATATTTTGCACAATGCTACACAAAATAGCTTAGTGATCATGGATGAAGTTGGTCGCGGCACCAGTACTTTTGATGGCTTATCTTTAGCTTGGTCAACAGCAACTCAATTAGTCAGCCAAGTAAAAGCCCTAACTTTGTTTGCGACGCATTATTTTGAAATGACCGCCTTAGCAGAGGCTAATCCAGAAGTCGCAAACGTGCACCTGGATGCGACCGAACATGATGATAGGCTGGTGTTTTTACATCGAGTGCAACCAGGGCCTGCTAGCCAAAGCTATGGTATTCAAGTAGCCCGATTAGCTGGCGTCCCAGAATCTGTCATCAGCCACGCTAAGCAAAAACTCGCTGAGTTAGAAGCGATCAGTTTAGGTACAGAACACGCGCCGAAAGCTTTAGAGGCTGACAGCTCACATTCGCCTAGCCAACCAGCAGCAGGTCCTATGCAAGCCGATCTCTTTGCTGTATCAGCGCACCCGTTAGTCGATGCACTGCAGTCATTGGAGCTCGACAACATGACAGCAAAACAGGCACTAGACTGGTTGTACGAAAGCAAAAAACGGCTATAGTCATTAAAAACAGCTTTTATATAACCGTTAGAAATATCTATGAGATATAATTGAATCAATATCACCTTGAGACTCTGCCGCTAGATCACTAGAATAGGCGCATTGTCCCAATTTACTTAGAGAGAAAGTTCATGGCCTTTGTTGTCTTAGAAAACTGCATCAAGTGCAAGTACACCGACTGCGTTGAAGTATGCCCTGTCGATTGCTTTTATGAAGGCCCAAACTTTTTGGTCATTCATCCAGATGAGTGTATCGATTGTGCGCTTTGTGAGCCTGAGTGCCCTGCAGAAGCCATTTTATCTGAAGATGAAATACCCGCAGATCAGATCGATTTTATTGAATTAAACGCTGAACTAGCAGAAGTTTGGCCAAATATAACCGAACAAAAAGATCCGCTCCCAGAAGCCGATGAACAAAATGGCGTTCCTGGAAAGCGCGAAGCACTCGAACGTTAGACCTAATCGTTAAACTCAAAAAAGCCGGCATTAGCCGGCTTTTTTTATACATGGGTTTGAATCAATCGTTATGCGCCAAATAACGCCACAGCTGATAACCCCTGTTTTTCCATAATATCTCGAAGTCGCTTCAAAGATTCTACCTGAATCTGACGCACTCGCTCACGAGTTAATCCAATTTCTCGGCCCACATCTTCAAGAGTGGATGTTTCATGACCTCTTAAACCAAAACGGCGCGCAACGACTTCACGTTGTTTTTCCGATAATTCGTCTAACCAGCGATCAATCGATTGCTTTAAGTCTTGCTCTTGTAAGTCATCAGATGGGTCGTTAGCGTGCTCATCTGCAACGGTGTCTAACAGACTCTTTTCTGAGCTCGGACCAACCGGAGTATCAATTGACGTTACTCGCTCATTCAGTGAAAGCATTTTTTTAACATCAGATACCGGCTTACCTAATAATTCCGCGATATCTTCAGGTGTTGGCTCATGATCCAGCTTCTGAGCCAGCTCACGTGCCGCACGCAAATATACGTTTAGTTCTTTAACCACATGGATGGGCAAACGAATGGTGCGCGTTTGATTCATAATCGCGCGTTCAATGGTTTGACGGATCCACCAGGTAGCGTAGGTTGAAAAACGGAAACCTCGCTCAGGATCAAATTTCTCAACCGCTCGGATCAAACCCAGATTACCTTCTTCGATCAAGTCTAATAATGTAAGACCTCGATTTAGGTATCGTCGGGCAATTTTTACCACAAGACGTAAGTTACTTTCGATCATACGTTTCCGGCCCGATGGCTCACCTTTGCGTACCAGTCGAGCAAAGTAGACTTCTTCTTCAGGACTCAGTAACGGCGAAAAGCCGATTTCGTTTAAATAGAGCTGCGTGGCATCCAGAGAGCGCTGCATGTTGCCATTAGCATTGAGAGCGTCTTGAAACTCTCCATCTTCTTCATTGGCATCAAATTGGGATGGCTCAGCTTCGACTGCGTAAGCCGATTCTTCTGGAGCATTAATTAGGTTAGTGAAACTCTTAATGTGTTCTTCTGCGATAGCAGTATTGGCTTCCCTGAGTTCTGTCATAGTGTTGCACCTGTGCTTTATACTTTCTATATCGGAACGCTGTCCAAAATCTTTAGCGCTTTGGCAAAAAAGACTGTGGATTAACTGGTTTCCCGTTCCGTCTTATCTCGAAGTGCAAGCCGGGCTGGTCTCCCTGCTTACCCATCTTAGCAATTTGCTGCCCGACAGAAACTTTGTCGCTTTCTTTTACCAGTATTTGTTGAGCGAATGCGTAAGCGCTTAACAAAGACCCAGAATGTTCGACAATAATCAAGTTTCCATAGCCTGGTAACCCATTACCTGCATAGACGACAACTCCACTCGCCGCTGCAGTGATAGAATCGCCAATTGAGCCCCTGATATCAATGCCCTTCTGGGTAGACGAACCAGACTTATATGTTCGCACTATATTCCCATTATGTGGCCACTTCCATTGCCCTGGTGATTCAGAGCCCAATTCATTGACTGCTTTGGTAATTTTGGCACTACTACTGTTAACTTTTGTAACTGACTTCGAGGGACTACTTGAGGCAGGCTTCGTGACCGGTTTAGCCGCAGGCTTTGCGGTGATTTGTGGTGCAGATGCTTCTTTTAATGCCAACGCCTGCCCTTCATAAATGGCATAGTTGCGATCAATATTATTGGCATTGGCGAGCTTTTTATAATCCAGTCCAAAGCGAAAAGCTATAGAGTACAAGGTATCTCCAGGCTTAACCAAATAAAATTGAGGGTTAGCATTACTGTATACCGTAGATTCAATTTCAGGCTCACCGGTGGCACTCAATACCGATTTATCATGATCTATTGAGGTAAACCGCGAATGGTTGACGCATCCGGCTATTATTACAACCAAAATACCGACAAGCAGTTTTTTTGACGCTAATACCACAGGTTTTTTATCCTCAAATAGAGACGCTGTTCTCACATTTTTTGCGGACTGAACAGCGTTAAACATAATTTCTTATAGCTAAGGGCATCTCAAACAGGGTTTCAAATGACAAATCTATCTAATTAAATCAATATAAATATTCAAAATTTTTATTTTCTTTACATAAACCTGCAGTAAGAGTTAGTTTTTTGACCATTTTGTCAACAACCAGACTAATCCACTTCCGAAAACAAATGTAATAACAGATAGCATTAAAAAGCTCGGCTGTGTGGTTTGCTCTGTAAACTGGCTCGGCAGCAACCAAAGGCGTTCGGTTTCTATTTGCCAAGGCCAAACTTTGACTAGTGCTCCCACGACAAAGCCCAACATAAAGCTCATCACAGAGTCGTGCCAGCGGCGTAACAACCATTGCAGTAGCTGCGCAAAGCTTAAAATTCCTACCAAGCAACCTACAGCAACCCAAGCAATGATACTAAACTCTTTATCGTGCACAGCATCTACGACCACACTATACAACCCAAGCAATAACAACATAAACGATCCAGAAATACCGGGTAACACCATTGCTGAAATAGCAATAGCGCCTCCGAGCATCAAAAGCAACGGCGTTGGCTCAAGGCTCGCTGGCGTTGCAAATATTAATCCCACTGCAATACCGGCACCCATTAACAGCAAGATGACATCCCTAATGGTCCAGTGTTTTCCGGAACACATAAACCATAAAGACACCACAATAACACCCATGAAAAATGCCCATACCGCGGGCGCATAGTGCTCTAACAACCAATGCATCGCCGAGAGTGTACTAAACAGGCTTACCAAGATTCCTATGCCTAGAGACAATAAGAAGGTGCCATCGATGGCTTGCCAAAGACCCTTAAAATCTTTTCGTTTAATGAATGCCCATAGAGATGGTTTAAAAGACGCAATGGCTGCAATAAACCGTTCATATATCCCTGTAATTAATGC from Reinekea marina includes the following:
- the rpoS gene encoding RNA polymerase sigma factor RpoS yields the protein MTELREANTAIAEEHIKSFTNLINAPEESAYAVEAEPSQFDANEEDGEFQDALNANGNMQRSLDATQLYLNEIGFSPLLSPEEEVYFARLVRKGEPSGRKRMIESNLRLVVKIARRYLNRGLTLLDLIEEGNLGLIRAVEKFDPERGFRFSTYATWWIRQTIERAIMNQTRTIRLPIHVVKELNVYLRAARELAQKLDHEPTPEDIAELLGKPVSDVKKMLSLNERVTSIDTPVGPSSEKSLLDTVADEHANDPSDDLQEQDLKQSIDRWLDELSEKQREVVARRFGLRGHETSTLEDVGREIGLTRERVRQIQVESLKRLRDIMEKQGLSAVALFGA
- a CDS encoding peptidoglycan DD-metalloendopeptidase family protein, with amino-acid sequence MFNAVQSAKNVRTASLFEDKKPVVLASKKLLVGILVVIIAGCVNHSRFTSIDHDKSVLSATGEPEIESTVYSNANPQFYLVKPGDTLYSIAFRFGLDYKKLANANNIDRNYAIYEGQALALKEASAPQITAKPAAKPVTKPASSSPSKSVTKVNSSSAKITKAVNELGSESPGQWKWPHNGNIVRTYKSGSSTQKGIDIRGSIGDSITAAASGVVVYAGNGLPGYGNLIIVEHSGSLLSAYAFAQQILVKESDKVSVGQQIAKMGKQGDQPGLHFEIRRNGKPVNPQSFLPKR
- a CDS encoding DUF368 domain-containing protein; translated protein: MKNIISWVLKGAAMGVADGVPGVSGGTIALITGIYERFIAAIASFKPSLWAFIKRKDFKGLWQAIDGTFLLSLGIGILVSLFSTLSAMHWLLEHYAPAVWAFFMGVIVVSLWFMCSGKHWTIRDVILLLMGAGIAVGLIFATPASLEPTPLLLMLGGAIAISAMVLPGISGSFMLLLLGLYSVVVDAVHDKEFSIIAWVAVGCLVGILSFAQLLQWLLRRWHDSVMSFMLGFVVGALVKVWPWQIETERLWLLPSQFTEQTTQPSFLMLSVITFVFGSGLVWLLTKWSKN